CTATTTATAATCTAATCAATTTCAATGTCAAAATCTATTCATCCAATCAATATTCGCCTCTTGGCCCAACTCTGATTAATTCTGGTTCTGTGAAAATAATGATGGTTAGTTTCTGATTTGGAGTCAACGAGTTCCACAGTAAAACATTacttaattactttttttaaaaaacgcgTTTCTATCATGATATTTAGCGTTGACTTCCCACAGTGTAGGACATAcggttttgtcctggacggtgaaGAACTTTCGAGATGAAATGCTTCCCGCTTTGTAACGATAGAGATCCCTTTCTATGCTCCCACCAGGTCACTCACTGGCCCAGCGTTGGATTTGATCGGGGCCCTAATCGTGCTAAATcaattagcaaaaaaaaaaaaccctctctTTTTGCAATGCACCAACCTCTTAAGGCACGAGTAAAGATGAAGGTCTTCAGGAACGCGTGGTCAACCGGTtgcattttattaaaaatttttaagaAGAAATCTGGcttggagggaaggagggaatgggatggaaaGTCAAAACTGTTTACTCCACAGCTTACCATAACATGTTTTGCACTCATTACAGGTTTTGTCTGAATCGTCATGTATTAGGTACACTGATATCTTCAAGccctgtttttttttgtaaagAAATATAGTTTATCTTTTAACGACCGATCCAGAAACAAATCTTTCAAGGCGTATGCGAACGATACCTGTTtacgagattttttttttacacattgtTAATTTCATGATGCAAGAGAAATTGCAAGCCAATCCAAAAGTGAGCCTGGGCAATTAGAAAGGTAAACAGGCAAAAAGCAGTTTTCATGCTGGGACAGCGGACCCCTCCTCCACTGCAGCCCCATTGGCCGTCGGCCTCTCTGACGACATATATTAACCCAAGCTGCCTAAAGATGTAGCTTTACATGGAGATTGGAAAATCTTGCTGCTGCTCAGCTTCGGCGTGACTGGATCAAGAAAATATTGGAGCACGATTACTGAtcattttgttgtttttttttctcgCGTGTTTTGCATATCTTGTgtttgagagaaaaaaacagagagacagacagacagagaccggTGCTGAACCCTTTCCAAATTCATctgaagaagatttttttttctcttgttttgtgtgtgtgtgcggctgtgtATCTGGATGCTCCTTGGTACGGGAGCCCAACACACTTTTTTTTCAAAgaagattccccccccccccccaagtgacAGTTATTTAATGCAAGGGGAAACTATCCAGGGAGAAACTGCACAATGGAGGAAGTTGACTGTAAGTAAAGCACCGCGATATTTAAAAGCTTAAAATATCCTTCACTTTAGAGCTTGTTTGTTTGGGCAACAACAAAGCAGAAAGGGGGGGGGAAGTGAAAAATCTAAAGAGATACTTGCAAAAATATTGTGCATTCCTTTTCGTTGCTTACTCCTAATTCTTCAATAaattgtggagagggagagagaaggagaaaggacTGGGGGAGATCGCCTTATAATCGGAAGATGAGTTTAGTTGGAGGATTCCCACATCACCCAGTGGTACACGATGGTTACCCTTTCGCCGCCGCGGCCGCCGCTGCAGCCGCCAGCCGCTGTCACGAAGAAAGCCCCTACTTCCACGGCTGGCTCATCAGCCACGCCGAGATGTCTCCCCCCGACTACACAATGGCGCCGTCCTACAGCCCCGAGTACGCCAACGGCAGCGCCGGGCTCGACCACTCGTCGTACGGGGGCGTTtcagcggcggcggcggcggcggtggtggtgggaggcCGGCCGACCAAGCGCAGGGGAACGGCCAACCGCAAGGAGAGGCGCAGGACTCAGAGCATCAACAGCGCCTTTGCGGAGCTCCGCGAGTGCATCCCCAACGTGCCGGCCGACACCAAACTGTCCAAGATCAAAACCCTGCGCTTGGCCACCAGCTACATTGCCTACCTCATGGACCTCTTGGCCAAAGATGACCAGAATGGGGAGACGGAGGCCTTCAAAGCGGAAATCAaaaaggtggatgtaaaagaggaGAAAAGGAAACGGGAGCTGGTAAGCACGATTCATATTGCACTTCGATTCTTAATAAGAGGATGTATTTTCAAAAAGGATAGGCGCTTCCTCCTCCCAGATTAAGGCCACTCGTTACTTTTATTTGAAGAACTTTTTCTGCCCTGTTTAACTTTCCCTCTTGAAAATCCAACGGAAGTTTTCAAGGGACATTATTTTGCCAGTTTCATTAAGTTAATTACAAAAAGGCGGGCTCGGGTTAATTGTAAATAAACGTTAGCGGTGAGTAGATTCTGTAGGGGTTTTTTTGTGTGTAAAGGacatttttgggggggggggggcaagaagTAGACCGAGTGGGAACAATTACAGGTACTTCGACCCTGTTTGATTTTGTTCAAGGATTTCTCGAAAGGCTGGAAAGACAAGACGTTATATCCTTTAACTTccgttttatttaaaaaaaaactggtagCAAGCTACTTCTCCCTATTCCGAAGTGATTTCCAGAATTCCAATCGTATTTTGTggagtattttttttttgtcaaatctctccctcGCATGGAAAagtgggagaaaaaaaatcatgaaaaGTAACGCTCTGTGTTTTTATCGTTAGCCCAGAGTTCTGCGTGTCCCAGTTTAACCCAAGCCCTCGACTGACAGAAGATTTGAAGCTTTAACTAACCCCCTTTTCACTAACGGTAAACCCACCATGCCAGAGGGGTTTTTTTTTGTTAGGCTAAGCTTATTATAAATGTGGTAAAATTACTAAGGTCATAGGCTAAATGTGGAAGTGTTTACTCAAAAAAAACCACATATTATCTGAAAAATGGATATACGGCTCAACCGAGGCACCCGATCCCATGCTAGGTTTTCTGCGAGAGGGTTATGAGCTGAGTCCGGAGATCCTGTTGCAAAAACTAAGACATGAATGTTAAATGTTAaaaatgtgcgagtgtgtgttttGCGGGTGAGTAATGTTGGCAAGAGGATCACTGCAATATGGTGGGTGcgcttatatatatataaaaaatatatacatatatatatacatgtatgTTTATACATATATAATCTGCAATGGTACGATAGTCGCATTATAAATAATCGTCTCCCGTTTCACTTTGCCTGGATTTGACAGAATGAGGTTCTGAAGAATACAGTCAGCAGTAGCGAcaagaaaacaaaaggaaggactGGCTGGCCGCAGCACGTCTGGGCTTTGGAACTCAAACAGTGAAAGTTTGAACCTGAACTTAGAAGATGGGGGTGGAAGAGACTTCCACACTtgtttccccccaacccccaagtaCTGTCACACCAACTTTCGCACGTCGACAGAAGCTCTAGATTGTTCAGAATCAACTTTATTTATGTGCAATTTaccccaacccagagagagagggagaggattgTTCGAAGAAAAAAGCATTTCACATTTGGAAAAGAAAAGCCAAGTGGGTAAGGGGTTGTATTGTTTCATAGTAGATGTGAATGTTTGTTTCCTTCTTTTTAAGTGTTAAAAATTagagcacgcacacacacacacacacacacacaaagacaaatgTTGATAAAGAATTATGTATGTGAAGTGTATCTTTGGAAGTACCTTGTACATCTTTTTTTGGATATAAATATTCAAGGTTTTTTTCCCTAACGTTATATTGGAACGAAACGTAGGTGTGCCAAAGTGCAGTTTGGTCATGTTAGTGTGCAGTATATAGTATTATGTTGTTGTGTTGTGGTCATGCAGTATTTCATTCGATAACTTCCCAATAATTGTTTGACTTGTGCACTTCCGTCCAGCAAGTGGAGATTAATATTCGAGCTGTAAACGTTGTAATTATtgtcaataaaaaaaaacacttttttaaCAAAAATACATAGATATACAAATTTGCATCATTTCGACTGGATCTGCTAACTTGAATAGATTAAATTCAGATTGCGTTCAGTGCAATCTAATGAAcaatttaaagaaaaatgaaGAGGCAAATGGCTGTGGTATTAGCCCTCGACGAGAGCACGGCTTGCCCTCCTGTTAGTAAAGAAAATTAAGCCCAAACATTTGCTTTTCGCCAGCGAGGGTCGCGTGGCTTCGAGCTGCAaggtttaaagtttttttttgtaactTCTCTAGAATTACAATTTCTTTCGGGTTACTTTAAATCGCGAATGGCAGGCATCCAACACATTAATTACAACAGATTTGTAAAGGTTTCCAAACATTCCCCGGCGCTGAGTAAGCGTTCTTGTCTGAGCAACGTGAACTGATCCCTGTTGCATTTTTTAAGCTACCTCCAAAAAAGTAATAATTTGTTTTctaattaatgggcttaatccCTGTAGGATTTTAGTccattttttatttcaaaataaatTAATGTCGATAAAGCTTATGGCTCTGGGATGAATAGAAAATTGGATAATTGAAATTGATCGAATGAGGACAAAGTATCGACAAATCAGCCAAGTCAGATTGGATTTAAAGATTGAGACCTTTCTGTGGGCCCTACAAAGACATGTAGAAAGTATTTTTACTTGAACTTTTATGGGAGAGCGGGGGATGCGGAATGCTTAACATTGCTCAGTCAAGTACACTTATTTTGTTACACAGCCTTCCATCTGCATTCAAAAGCCTGAGAAGgatttttccctctctccactcTTGCTGTTAAAATGGCACTGATTGTTTTTTAAAAGGAGAAAATTGTCTTCAAGTTACGTGCAGTCACCTTTGACTCCTGACAGGCCTCGCTGAAATGGAGCCGGTGGGAGAGCGATAGTCAGGAATAGTAAAGaaacttgcaatttttttttgacTCTGCATGCAATGATCTTTCTGGGAAAGGATCGTTTATacttgtttgtgtttgtgtgtgttcaaTAATTAACAGGTTAGATACCACCAGTTGTGAGAAGCCAGTTTGAGCGTTACGTGGTTGACAATTGCTGGTCTTAACACtactaaaagagagagagagagaaatgaatcGTGCAATTGACCATttcagagattttttaaaaatctgttcagTGAGTTTCAATGTACTCAGTCACTATGTAGTGAGGCGGAATGTCTCGGTACTTGCCCGTCGTGGATGTATGgctatccccctctctattttTATGACACTCAACGCCAGTTCGGGTAGGTATATCTGCAATTGCCCATAAAAGATAAGAGAAGCTTTACACCCTGGTGCAAATAGGTTACAAAGGCAAAGGTTGCGGGGTTAACAAAACTGGTTGTGGGTGGGGAAAAGTGAGGTGCCCTAAAGGGTCATATTTTATGTTTGCTGTGTTTACATAAAAGTGCATTTGTTGCCAATACGGCCGATGGTTGCAGTCTGTCTCGCACTTGCAAAGGGAAATTTAATGCACTTTTCCACTCTCTGCGTGGCTTTAAGTCATCACTTATTCGCTCTCTGTGCCTACTTCATAAACCCCGCCTGAAATATTCGACCACCTCGGCTGAATAGATCTTCACCCGTGGCAAGCAGGCTCCCACCATGGGCTATTGTCGTGATCTAATCCTTGAAGGTTGGTTGTTAATTGCAGCTAACGGCGGCCCGCTGTCTCTTTCTGTAACCAGGTAGTTGACTCGGCGGTGCATGATTCTCGCTATCAACGCACATTTCACACGCTGGGAATTTTAAaatgccccccacctcccccccccccccccccctccggtTCTGGGGGAGTAAATTACAGCGAACACAACGCGATTGCAATTGCAGTCGATGGTCAGCTACGTCCCTGCCATCTTAAACCCTATACAATACGGTTAAaaataacccccccccccacatctaCTCTCCCAAGAAACCATAGTACCCGTGAGGAAATCTCCAATCGCGCTGTGCAATTCATGAACAAAGGTGCCCACTTCCCCCATTTTCTTGGGGGTTTGCAGCAGGAACAAAATGTCATGCTGTTTGGCTTGAAAACTAGATACTGTACGAAGCAGTGGGAGATGAGGGGTTGCACTGTACACCGCATGTTTATTTGAtgaatccctttttaaacaggatCTGGTGTTCCTGGGTGCCACTAGGCAGACACATTATGATTAAACCTCAGAACAAATAAACAATTGTCATCCCCTGATGGCCCGTGTAGCTACTATATTTTGGAAAAAGGTACAAATATATATTCTTCAGGAGAGAAGGGAGGAAGTAGGCTCCTGGGTCGAAAGCTAGGTGGAGGGGCTGATTCATAACGTCACACATCCAGCGAGAGCGGGAATATCTGTACTAATAATTACCAGCTCCTTGTTTAATGGGGAGGCTGCCTTCTTTAAACCAGTGCTGGGCAGGGATAAAGCATTTGGGGCCGAGACAAGCCGGAGCCGAAGCGAATGCCCGGTTTGACGTTAGAAGTGCAGGGCTGGGCTAACGGAAATGTCAGTGACAAGGACCCTGGGTTTGGCGTTGCCGATAACAACTCCTCGAGTGGATGTGGCTCTCCGcattctccatccccctccccatttcACCCTGGGGTTTCCTCCCCCGACCACCCGAAGAGTTAGTCGGCCGAACGACTCGCGGGGCTTTCAAGTTCACATCCAGAttgtttattattattattattattattattgcaaCTCGTCATTTAATACAGTATCTCTGTCCCTCAACCCACTCGGCCATCTCCGCATCTCCCATCATCAGCTTAAAACCCCAACCCGCACAACTGGATGCAGCTGTTAAGAGTTGACAAGCACGCAAACCAGCATTAGCGAGAGAATTGGTTGTTTGATTTGACCAAGAAAGTGTAGATGGTTCAAAATAGTCCTGCTAGATCGCCCTTATCAAACATCAACAGCTTTACTTTCCCAAGGCGTTATCATTGAAGAATTTGATGTTGGCTCTTGTTGTTGAATGCTGCGTCTTAATGTTAAGCAGGAATTGTTCCCTTTCGAATTATTATGAATGACTGAGTTGTcagtttaaaatatatttaaagttttaaaaatatatatttgggGATCCGCGTCCTGCTTCTGGGAGTTTTTCGCCTTCCTCAAATCGCCCCTTTGCTGCTTCCCAGTTTCTGTAAATATGTCCTCAAAGGTCGCTGTGATTGAAATGGATTCATTCAGTCAATGCATTATGAACTGCCGCATTTAAGAAAGCTCGAGTTGAAGTTTGCAATCGTTCTGTGCGGGTTAATGTATCAACCACAGGCCCACAAAATTGACGCAATGGCCCTACCTAACCAATATATCGACAGTACTTCGGGGCAGAAAGGAGTGCGAGAACGACCTGCATGCTATAAAGAGAAAGAGGCGCACAATTGTGCATCTGAGGCGATTCACGCCTCAATTTGCGCCTGCCTGTGTTCGGCCAAAATCAGGTTGGGCGGAATATGCACCGCGGTAAATGAATGGACTTGTGTGTAGAGACGTTAATTGTTGTTTTAAATCATAACTGCGACAATCGGTGAGGCCATAATCTGCGTTTTGAAACACGGcctaatattttaaaaaaaggttctTTTCGCGCGGAGGAAGTCTGGATTAGCCAACCTGTAAACAGTAACTGCTCCCCTGTATCAAAGAAAGCTGAATCTCGCCCGGGTACCGCAGTGTGACAATGTGTTACATTGTCCGACTTAATGTATATAAACAACCGTACTTGCTGCACGCTAAAATATCTTGCTGTTTAAAAAGATAAAGGCAGATTCCATCTTCCAAATGGCTAGGACATTGAAAAGTAATTATAATTGACATTTATGCACAGAATGTTTGCATAGATAACCTACGTGATTGACTATAAGGTAGTATTCACAATTAATCACACGCGCCACGTTCAGCAGTGAATATTAACCCACCCCTCGGTAATAAATAAACCACTTTAATAATGAAATGCTCAGTTCGCTTTCCTGAATTGGCCCCAGTCCGCTGAAATAGTGGGCgagtttaaaaatataaaagccACTTGCAGCTTCCACCCGATAAAGATGCATCATCTTGAATCCAATTCCAGTATCAATAGCCTCCTATCTCTGCCTCCTGTATCttgttttgtctctctctctcccggacgTCCacagactccccccacccccgacacgcACATCCCTGAAGGCAAAGCGACTGATTAGCTTTTACATGATATTAGCAGATCCCAATGTCTCCAATAACCAGATAATTGCTGATAATTTGTTATCAGTGTCAAGATGGCGTCAAAGATAGACTCCTGGGCCATTCCCCTCCGATTGAAGGGGCAGATAATCCTTGACCTTGAGACGACCTTTGGGTTGATGCCAGTCGAAGAAGCGAAGAAATAAAGTTGACCTGACCAAACAGGTGGCTCTTTCTCCTCGTCTCCACGCAAAACATcgcaaaatgcaaatgcacgaaTGTGATTTAAGAGGGTCGCGTTGCCTCTAAGCTTCGATGTGAAACGTAGCAACCAAGCCTCTGCTTTAACCCCGAATCGGATAGGATAGGGAAGTTCTCTCAAAGCTTGTGTGTTCGGAATGCATTTACCTCCAATTATGCTTCAGCCTCGCTTCATAAACTAAGATTACAAAGATGTCAAAGTGCGCCTCATGACAACGGTCAAGCAAGATTACCAGATATGACTGTCCTGCAACCTTTTCTATACAGCCTCACGGAAAACAGTATAATTTGTTCCTCTCGGCACTTTTTTTTGTTGCGACTTTGTTCGTCGTATTTTATATCCTTGGCTTAAAGTTTGATCTTGCGACACCATACAAGTCCTTATTTCTGGTATTACAGACATCTGGGAGTGATTACTGGGCTCAGGCCTCCCCCTCGGTTGCATTCTCTATCTTTCCAAACTCGCCTATAGACAGGTTGACGTCAGATCAGACGGCCAGGAGCCATCCTGTTCTCGAATTGGGTGTAATCATCCCAACTCCTTCCAGTTGGAGGCATTAGATTTCAAAATACGGAATGCGGATGCCGGtgaaaatgtgtgtgtatgtgtgtgtgtgtttccgagATGTACGAATGCCCCATTCGGAGGGGCTACATTTGTTTCCATGCCGTAACTAGGAGTGCAGAGGCTGCTAATGCCCTTTCTAGGCATCTTTAAATGCAACTGCGGAGAGTTTGTATGCGAGAAAGAATACGTGCgtgagaaagcgagtgtgtgtgtgtgtgtgtaccaagTGTGTACAGGGGCTATTGTATATATTTAGGCATATAGTTGAGTGTTTGTAACTTTGTGTGTGtagtgtgcgtgtttgtgaggcGTATTGTCTGATTTAACAAACATGCGTGCATATTCATAATTTGGGGACTATATGTCTGCAAAAAATGCATGTTTACACATATTCTATATAGACTAGGCGCtacaaattatttttttaagCAACATTTTTCTGTGAAGCAGTTCTTGGGTGAGCTAAACAGCCTGGAATCCAGGGGAGCTGAGAGTTGATTCATAAGTGTCCTGGAGCATTCTGCTCTCCAGGGTAGGCCTGGGAAACACCGACGGTTTTATAGGAGGCATAAGTGAAAGGTGGACGGCCCGGTGTGCACGATCTGGTTCTCGTTGACCAAACTTCATTCGGTGCCTTGGTAGGTAACCTCAGCTTCAGAAATAGTCCGTTCGAGCAACGTACGCCCAGAGCTACCACTTTATATTAAAACAACAAGAACGAGTCGATCAGTGTCGAAGGAGTGACTATTGTGATATATTGTCACAGTGCGATAACAGGCGAACGCACACTAGCTACACTGTATCTCGAAATTAAAAGTGTGTTTTTAACTTCacacaaaagtaaaacaaaatggCACGTTTTAAGAGAGGAAGAAAACCCCTCTACCCAGTGTCCACAGAAGAAGCAGCGTTCTGCATTTGGAGGTCCCTTTGTTAAGGTGCCCAACTTCCAGTGCTGGTGGCCTCTTGGCCTTTCTTGCTTTTTGAATGACTTCCTAAAATTATGAGCAATAGGGACTGGTTAATTGTGACGAATGAGGTACTCTCCCTAAAATAGATTTCGGGAGCCTCCAGCAATTTGCATTCTAATTATAAAAGGGACTGCAATCCGGTTCTTATAGTAaatattcttttttaaaaagaaat
This is a stretch of genomic DNA from Carcharodon carcharias isolate sCarCar2 chromosome 4, sCarCar2.pri, whole genome shotgun sequence. It encodes these proteins:
- the hand2 gene encoding heart- and neural crest derivatives-expressed protein 2; its protein translation is MSLVGGFPHHPVVHDGYPFAAAAAAAAASRCHEESPYFHGWLISHAEMSPPDYTMAPSYSPEYANGSAGLDHSSYGGVSAAAAAAVVVGGRPTKRRGTANRKERRRTQSINSAFAELRECIPNVPADTKLSKIKTLRLATSYIAYLMDLLAKDDQNGETEAFKAEIKKVDVKEEKRKRELNEVLKNTVSSSDKKTKGRTGWPQHVWALELKQ